The Bacteroidales bacterium genome includes a region encoding these proteins:
- a CDS encoding OmpA family protein, with amino-acid sequence MLNHRSLFLSLIFLLTTTFLIAQNRNIKIADEAFANERYTEAVQKYLKGYKKLKKNRLEKARVNMQIAKSYLMMNDLRRAKSYYSRLIRSKAHHQKPELQLEYARILLGLANYEEAKKQFEAYLLLVPNDPRALIGLKSIDKIKEWTENPIDYTIENIRKINTRYSEFSPAYFDKNYQSIIYTTTREEATGKAKDGWTGMDFSDLYSSRIDSKGVWTTPETIDDTETINTSANEGQATLNDRFNTMYFTRCFQSETTASGCAIMKVKRSGRLWGEPKMVFLGGDSTNSIGHPTLSNDERTIIFSADFSNGLGGQDLYIAHRKKDSDKFMRAHNLGGLINTSGEELFPFLRNDTLLYFASNGHIGMGGLDIYRVTIKGDTAASEIVNMGVPINTFSDDFGITFNPNEFESGFFSSSRKGGRGKEDIYSFSLPPIEYAIKGTVIDDYSLQPIKDLEVLLSDNSKNTYKSKTNSKGQFSFPSSIVQKRKDYELSFEKENYFTQKINESTKGLEHSKTFEEVVKLKRIPERPILLPEILFDLAKWDLKPIYEDSLRGLIGTLDANPDIVIELGAHTDAQGNAEQNDILSQKRAESVVDYLIDRGIDPGRLVAKGYGERSPRTLEKTINKKGFTFDEGTVLNEEYIKHLQDDKKAVANELNRRIEFRVLRRNYETIDYSKQDTIKSIALVDAGMENAIQVDLIDNDLWEMAAKTNDFPIRLIYTPLTKLNTFSVEFALKLLEDGIISKDDFEGDAESLIQVGTIAHKTLINIRELSIGNKKIKNVQVWVWHNSLYPFIINTETLNRFGKPEFDTKTNKILIFK; translated from the coding sequence AAAGTCCTATTTGATGATGAATGATTTACGCCGTGCAAAATCATATTACTCTCGCTTAATCAGATCAAAAGCTCACCATCAAAAACCGGAACTTCAATTAGAATACGCTCGTATTTTATTAGGTCTTGCAAATTATGAAGAAGCAAAGAAACAGTTTGAAGCCTACCTCCTACTTGTCCCCAACGATCCTCGAGCTTTAATTGGGTTGAAATCTATAGATAAGATTAAAGAATGGACAGAAAATCCAATAGACTATACTATTGAAAATATCCGTAAGATAAACACACGTTATAGCGAATTCTCACCGGCATATTTCGACAAAAATTATCAAAGTATAATTTATACCACCACACGCGAAGAAGCTACCGGAAAGGCAAAAGACGGCTGGACAGGCATGGATTTTAGTGATTTATACTCTAGCCGGATTGATAGTAAAGGCGTTTGGACAACACCAGAAACTATTGATGACACCGAAACTATAAATACTTCGGCTAATGAGGGGCAGGCTACTTTAAACGACCGTTTTAATACTATGTATTTCACACGCTGCTTCCAATCAGAGACTACTGCCAGCGGTTGTGCCATAATGAAGGTTAAACGATCGGGGCGACTTTGGGGAGAACCTAAAATGGTTTTCTTAGGTGGTGATAGCACTAACTCCATTGGACACCCAACACTTTCAAACGATGAACGTACCATAATTTTTTCTGCTGATTTCTCTAACGGATTGGGAGGACAAGATTTATATATAGCTCACCGTAAAAAAGATAGCGATAAATTTATGCGTGCCCATAATTTAGGAGGACTAATAAATACCTCGGGAGAAGAGCTATTTCCCTTTCTACGCAACGACACTCTTCTTTATTTTGCATCTAATGGTCATATTGGGATGGGTGGATTAGATATATATAGAGTAACAATTAAAGGTGATACAGCAGCTTCCGAAATTGTAAATATGGGTGTTCCAATAAATACATTTTCCGATGATTTTGGAATAACATTCAATCCAAATGAATTTGAAAGCGGTTTTTTCTCTTCCAGTCGTAAAGGCGGCAGAGGAAAAGAAGATATTTACTCTTTTAGTTTACCTCCGATAGAATATGCAATTAAAGGAACAGTGATAGATGATTATAGTCTTCAACCTATTAAAGACTTGGAAGTTTTACTTAGCGATAATTCAAAAAATACATACAAAAGCAAAACCAATTCTAAAGGTCAATTTAGCTTTCCTTCTTCTATTGTACAAAAAAGAAAAGACTACGAATTAAGCTTTGAAAAAGAAAATTATTTTACACAAAAAATAAATGAATCTACAAAGGGGTTGGAACACAGCAAAACTTTTGAAGAAGTCGTTAAGCTAAAACGTATACCTGAAAGACCCATACTTCTACCCGAAATTCTTTTCGATTTAGCTAAGTGGGATTTAAAACCAATATATGAAGATTCTCTTCGTGGCTTAATAGGTACTTTAGATGCAAATCCCGATATTGTTATCGAACTTGGAGCCCATACCGATGCACAAGGCAATGCCGAGCAAAACGATATTTTAAGTCAGAAGCGTGCAGAATCGGTTGTAGATTACTTAATTGACCGCGGTATTGATCCCGGCCGATTGGTAGCCAAAGGTTATGGCGAACGTTCACCCAGAACACTTGAAAAAACTATCAACAAAAAAGGATTTACATTTGATGAAGGAACGGTGCTAAACGAAGAGTATATAAAACATCTTCAAGATGATAAAAAAGCTGTAGCCAACGAACTCAACCGAAGAATTGAGTTCCGCGTTTTAAGAAGAAATTACGAAACTATCGATTACAGCAAACAAGATACAATCAAAAGTATTGCCTTGGTAGATGCAGGAATGGAAAACGCCATCCAAGTAGATTTAATTGATAATGACCTTTGGGAGATGGCAGCAAAAACTAACGATTTCCCTATTAGGCTTATTTATACGCCCCTCACCAAACTTAATACCTTCAGTGTTGAATTTGCCTTAAAATTATTAGAAGATGGTATTATTTCCAAAGACGATTTTGAAGGTGATGCCGAAAGTCTTATCCAAGTTGGAACCATAGCTCACAAAACACTTATCAATATCCGTGAATTATCTATTGGAAATAAGAAAATCAAAAATGTTCAGGTTTGGGTTTGGCACAATTCGCTCTATCCATTCATTATTAATACCGAAACATTAAACCGTTTTGGAAAACCCGAATTCGATACAAAAACCAATAAAATCCTGATCTTCAAATAA